The genomic window CCTGTGCGGGCGGCGCGCGGAGATCGTCACGGCGATCAACGAGCGACGCGAGAACCCCGTGTACCTGCCGGGCGTCGCGCTGCCGGACGGGATCACCGCGACGACCGACCCGGCGCGGGCGCTGGACGGGGCCGCGCTCGTCGCGCTGGCCGTCCCGGCGCAGACACTGCGCGGCAACCTCGCCGACTGGGCGCCGCTGCTGCCTGCGGACGCCGTGCTGATCAGCCTGATGAAGGGCATCGAGCGCGGCACCGGACGGCGCATGTCCGAGGTGATCGGCGAGGTGACGGGCGCGCCGCCGGGACGGATCGCCGTCGTGTCCGGCCCGAACCTCGCCCCCGAGGTCGCGCGCGGGGAGCCGGGCGCGGCCGTCGCGGCGTGCGCGGACGCGGCGACGGCGCGGCGCGTGCAGGAGGCGTGCATGACGACGTCGTTCCGCGTCTACACGGTCGACGACGTCGTCGGCTGCGAGCTGGGCGGCGCGGTCAAGAACGTCATCGCGCTGTGCGTGGGCGCGACCGTCGGCCTCGGCCTCGGACACAACACCCAGGCGATGCTGATGACGCGCGGCCTCGCCGAGATGGCGCGGCTCGGCGCGGCGCTCGGGGCGGCCGAGCACACGTTCGCGGGCCTCGCGGGCCTCGGGGACCTGGTCGCGTCGTGCGTGTCGCCGCTCGGCCGCAACCGCACGTTCGGCGAGAACCTCGGGCGCGGGATGAGCGTGGACGAGGTCGTCGCGGTGACCCGGCAGACCGCCGAGGGCGTGACGTCGGCGGGCTCGGTCCTGGCGCTGGCGCGCGAGCACGACGTG from Actinomadura rubteroloni includes these protein-coding regions:
- a CDS encoding NAD(P)H-dependent glycerol-3-phosphate dehydrogenase, which codes for MNDATRAAVLGAGSWGTAFSLLLAEAGCAVTLCGRRAEIVTAINERRENPVYLPGVALPDGITATTDPARALDGAALVALAVPAQTLRGNLADWAPLLPADAVLISLMKGIERGTGRRMSEVIGEVTGAPPGRIAVVSGPNLAPEVARGEPGAAVAACADAATARRVQEACMTTSFRVYTVDDVVGCELGGAVKNVIALCVGATVGLGLGHNTQAMLMTRGLAEMARLGAALGAAEHTFAGLAGLGDLVASCVSPLGRNRTFGENLGRGMSVDEVVAVTRQTAEGVTSAGSVLALAREHDVEMPITETVAAVVNEDLDVREAAAALMSRSPKPERYGV